A single Lancefieldella parvula DSM 20469 DNA region contains:
- a CDS encoding DEAD/DEAH box helicase family protein — MNFSFLKDIKEYEMFSGACEDAERTFASSPAMCALACRKAMELAVKWVYAADETMNEPWRSNLASLIHEASFKNAMDTTTWGQLRYIWKLGNNAAHTQRQIDARDALAALAGLFNFVEWIDYCYGPSYEERHFDPKAIPVLKQALDEQKLRKTLQENAEKDARIAQLEEQVRAQRAQFSETKEQRPEETHFNPDEIPEYETRKRYIDVDLEYAGWNLDDSVKTEAEVSGMPNPTGTGFIDYVLLGRNGKPLAIVEAKRTMYDPLKGEQQARLYANCLEKKYGYRPFVFLSNGFETRFMDDGTAAPRACSGVFGREDLERLMNRRGKVKNLSTVPVNRDIAGGGRNRYYQVEAIEAVCQNMEEGHRRSLLVMATGTGKTRTAAGLVDVLSRAGAVTNVLFLADRVALVRQAKNAFQNYLTTMTVCNLCETDDKAKNVDARIVFSTYPTILNAVDDVKRDGDARLFTPAHFDLIIVDEAHRSIFKKYRAIFDYFDSPVVGLTATPKDEVDRNTYDFFQVERGIPTYLYEYATAVEKDKVLVPYYNIEVQTNFLSKGITYDELSEEDRQRYDDDWEEAQGTSAPDYVEASALDRFVFNEHTIDLVLTTLMDEGIKIKGGEHIGKTIIFAQNRKHAEIIVKRFNELYPKFGAQGFCKRVVHTDDYAPTVITDFETKEMPTITVSVDMMDTGIDVPEVVNLVFFKQVKSKVKFWQMIGRGTRLCEGIHAQDKVSGEYEDKKHFFIFDWCGNFEFFRQEQKLAEGANPESMQEKVFKRQALLAQALQGADFASDDYQEWRVRVVQEMAVKVQSVKEPLTAAVKLHIREVDKFSQVPSYQVLEDVDIADLNKVAPLVRADGEEELSLRFDALMYAYMVVLISGTNTENHRTRVVGIAVRLQNKASIPQVREKMDLLKRVTSEGFLESASLITLEEVRVELRDLMKFLIGDSRPLMVETRVTDSVVGRCEGDAISPKEDFEDYKLKVSRYIAQNANHTVIAKIHHNQQMTSFELNELERIFTVELGNEADYRAAYGDTPFGKLVRQVAGLSHEAAMDAFAEFLGDESLSRQQMDFVHKIVDYVETNGFMDLADLGKPPFDQPQSFVRLFDGRRQRRLVQIIQSVNDNATTPAA, encoded by the coding sequence ATGAATTTCAGCTTCCTTAAGGACATTAAAGAGTACGAGATGTTCTCTGGCGCTTGCGAAGATGCAGAACGCACCTTCGCATCAAGTCCCGCTATGTGCGCACTTGCATGCCGTAAGGCGATGGAACTTGCCGTCAAATGGGTTTATGCGGCCGACGAAACAATGAACGAGCCATGGCGTAGCAACCTCGCCTCCCTCATTCATGAGGCAAGCTTCAAGAATGCCATGGACACTACTACCTGGGGCCAGCTGCGCTACATCTGGAAGCTCGGCAACAACGCGGCTCACACCCAACGGCAAATTGATGCACGCGATGCCCTCGCTGCATTAGCAGGACTTTTTAACTTCGTTGAGTGGATTGACTACTGCTATGGGCCAAGTTACGAGGAGCGCCATTTTGATCCCAAGGCGATTCCCGTCCTGAAACAGGCGCTTGACGAGCAGAAACTGCGAAAGACCCTGCAGGAGAATGCAGAAAAAGATGCTCGCATAGCCCAACTGGAAGAGCAGGTGAGGGCACAGCGGGCACAGTTCAGCGAAACCAAGGAGCAGCGCCCCGAGGAAACGCATTTCAATCCGGATGAGATTCCCGAATATGAGACGCGCAAGCGCTATATCGATGTTGATCTTGAATATGCAGGTTGGAACCTCGATGACAGTGTAAAGACCGAGGCTGAAGTTAGCGGTATGCCGAACCCCACGGGTACTGGATTTATCGATTACGTACTTCTGGGCAGGAATGGCAAGCCCTTGGCAATCGTCGAGGCCAAGCGCACCATGTACGATCCCTTGAAAGGTGAGCAACAGGCTCGTCTCTATGCAAACTGCCTGGAAAAGAAGTACGGGTACCGACCCTTCGTCTTCCTCTCCAATGGCTTTGAGACGCGCTTCATGGATGACGGAACTGCTGCACCTCGTGCCTGTTCGGGCGTCTTTGGCAGAGAAGATCTCGAGCGCCTTATGAACAGGCGCGGTAAGGTAAAGAATCTTTCCACCGTGCCCGTCAATCGCGACATTGCTGGCGGCGGGCGAAACCGCTACTACCAGGTAGAGGCCATTGAAGCCGTGTGCCAGAATATGGAAGAAGGGCATCGGAGAAGCCTTCTCGTTATGGCCACGGGAACTGGAAAGACGCGAACCGCAGCAGGTTTGGTGGACGTGCTCTCCCGTGCGGGAGCGGTGACTAACGTTCTTTTCCTTGCAGACCGTGTTGCATTGGTTCGACAGGCAAAGAATGCCTTCCAAAACTACCTAACCACAATGACCGTGTGCAACCTTTGTGAGACCGATGACAAGGCGAAGAATGTCGATGCACGCATTGTATTCTCCACGTACCCCACCATATTGAATGCGGTAGATGACGTGAAGAGAGATGGGGATGCGCGCCTGTTTACGCCGGCTCATTTCGACCTCATCATCGTTGACGAAGCCCATCGTTCTATTTTCAAAAAATACCGCGCCATTTTCGATTACTTCGATTCACCGGTGGTTGGGCTCACGGCAACCCCCAAAGATGAAGTCGATCGCAATACTTATGACTTCTTCCAAGTCGAACGCGGTATCCCAACGTACCTCTACGAGTATGCGACCGCGGTTGAGAAAGACAAGGTTCTCGTCCCCTACTACAACATCGAGGTCCAGACGAACTTTCTCTCCAAGGGCATCACATATGACGAGCTATCGGAGGAAGATCGCCAGCGCTACGACGATGACTGGGAGGAAGCGCAGGGAACTTCCGCACCTGATTACGTCGAGGCAAGCGCGCTAGACCGCTTTGTATTCAACGAGCACACAATCGATCTCGTCCTTACGACCCTCATGGATGAGGGAATCAAAATCAAGGGCGGCGAGCACATAGGAAAGACGATCATCTTCGCCCAGAACCGCAAGCATGCAGAGATAATCGTCAAACGCTTCAACGAGCTCTATCCGAAGTTTGGCGCACAAGGTTTTTGCAAGCGCGTTGTGCACACGGACGATTACGCCCCAACTGTTATTACTGACTTCGAGACGAAGGAAATGCCCACCATCACCGTGTCTGTCGACATGATGGACACGGGTATCGACGTGCCCGAAGTCGTTAACCTCGTGTTCTTCAAGCAAGTGAAGTCGAAGGTCAAGTTCTGGCAGATGATAGGACGTGGAACCAGGCTTTGTGAGGGAATACATGCCCAAGACAAAGTGTCTGGAGAATACGAAGACAAGAAGCACTTCTTCATTTTCGACTGGTGCGGTAACTTCGAGTTTTTCCGCCAGGAGCAAAAGTTAGCAGAGGGTGCTAACCCGGAAAGCATGCAGGAGAAGGTTTTCAAGCGTCAGGCTCTGCTTGCCCAAGCCCTGCAGGGAGCAGATTTCGCATCTGATGATTACCAGGAGTGGCGCGTCCGAGTAGTCCAGGAAATGGCGGTTAAAGTCCAAAGCGTTAAGGAACCGCTTACTGCTGCGGTCAAATTGCACATCCGTGAAGTTGACAAGTTCTCGCAAGTTCCTTCATATCAAGTCCTCGAGGACGTAGATATAGCAGACCTCAACAAGGTCGCCCCTCTAGTGCGTGCAGATGGTGAAGAAGAGCTCTCATTGCGCTTCGATGCGCTCATGTATGCCTATATGGTGGTGCTCATAAGTGGAACCAACACAGAAAACCATCGCACACGCGTGGTGGGCATTGCCGTGAGGCTGCAAAATAAGGCAAGCATTCCCCAGGTGCGGGAGAAAATGGATCTCCTGAAACGCGTTACATCCGAGGGCTTCCTTGAGAGTGCAAGTCTAATCACGCTTGAAGAGGTACGCGTAGAGCTGCGTGACCTTATGAAGTTCCTCATCGGCGACAGCAGGCCTCTGATGGTGGAAACGCGAGTCACCGACTCCGTTGTTGGACGCTGCGAGGGCGATGCTATTAGCCCTAAAGAGGATTTCGAGGACTATAAGCTAAAGGTAAGTCGCTATATCGCTCAGAATGCGAACCACACGGTAATCGCCAAGATTCATCACAACCAACAGATGACTTCCTTCGAGCTCAATGAGCTGGAGCGTATTTTCACGGTCGAACTAGGTAATGAAGCGGACTATCGAGCCGCTTATGGTGACACTCCATTCGGGAAGCTTGTACGGCAAGTTGCAGGTCTTTCGCATGAAGCCGCGATGGATGCTTTTGCGGAATTTCTAGGAGACGAGTCTCTTTCGCGCCAGCAGATGGATTTCGTTCACAAGATCGTCGACTACGTAGAGACCAATGGCTTTATGGATTTGGCCGATTTGGGCAAGCCTCCATTTGATCAACCGCAGAGCTTCGTAAGGCTCTTCGACGGAAGAAGGCAACGACGCCTCGTGCAGATTATTCAATCGGTAAACGACAACGCTACCACGCCTGCCGCTTAA
- a CDS encoding restriction endonuclease subunit S — MTSKPQFVGERVRLTSFVSAAGKRNKGAKCTDVYSVTNSHGFVPSTEYFSKEVFSKELEAYRLVERGMLAYNPSRINVGSIALQESADRVVVSPLYVVFSVDTRHLAPGYLLRFLKSKPGLNQIAFRSSGTVRSNLKFDALSLLEMPLPSIDVQEKRLVVLSRLEKQIEARGEFIASLDTLVKSRFIEMFGDPIALNSNKKSRLDSFAKIITGNTPSRKKPEYYGDYIEWIKTDNITSTPVLTKAAESLSEDGASAGRIAPSGSVLMSCIAGSVKSIGKVAIADRPVAFNQQINAIIPADGILTEYLYWMLSLSKDYLCSDINMQLKGILNKTALSRKMFCVPPPSLQQEFATFVRQVDKLRVVAEEQKKKLQTLYDSLAQEYFAI; from the coding sequence ATGACTAGCAAACCGCAATTTGTCGGCGAGCGAGTGAGACTTACATCTTTTGTTAGCGCTGCGGGCAAAAGAAATAAGGGTGCAAAGTGCACGGATGTATATAGTGTTACGAACTCACATGGATTCGTACCATCAACTGAATACTTTTCCAAAGAGGTCTTTAGCAAGGAACTGGAAGCATATCGCCTTGTCGAAAGAGGAATGCTTGCCTATAACCCGTCTCGTATTAACGTAGGTTCAATTGCACTACAAGAGTCTGCCGATAGAGTGGTTGTAAGCCCGCTCTATGTAGTCTTTTCGGTTGATACGAGACATCTGGCGCCGGGTTACCTGCTGCGATTTCTCAAGAGTAAGCCTGGACTCAACCAGATAGCGTTTAGGTCGTCTGGTACCGTGCGCAGCAATCTCAAATTCGATGCACTTAGCTTGCTTGAGATGCCCTTGCCTAGTATTGATGTACAGGAAAAAAGACTTGTTGTCTTATCGCGACTTGAAAAGCAGATTGAGGCAAGAGGAGAATTTATTGCTTCGCTCGACACCCTCGTCAAATCCCGGTTTATCGAGATGTTCGGGGACCCAATCGCTCTAAATTCGAATAAGAAGTCGCGCCTAGATAGCTTTGCCAAAATAATCACAGGGAATACCCCATCAAGAAAAAAACCTGAGTACTACGGCGACTATATTGAATGGATTAAAACAGACAACATCACATCAACCCCAGTGCTTACAAAGGCAGCTGAATCGCTTTCTGAGGACGGGGCATCTGCGGGCAGGATTGCTCCATCAGGAAGCGTGCTGATGTCATGCATTGCAGGAAGCGTTAAATCCATAGGCAAAGTGGCGATTGCCGATAGACCCGTAGCATTCAACCAACAAATAAATGCGATTATTCCTGCAGATGGAATCTTGACTGAGTATCTTTACTGGATGCTGTCGCTTTCAAAAGACTATCTTTGCTCTGATATCAACATGCAGCTCAAAGGCATCCTTAACAAAACAGCTCTATCAAGAAAAATGTTCTGCGTGCCCCCTCCATCTCTTCAGCAAGAGTTCGCGACCTTTGTCCGGCAGGTCGACAAACTGCGAGTTGTAGCAGAAGAGCAGAAGAAAAAACTCCAGACGTTGTACGACAGTCTCGCTCAGGAATACTTCGCGATATAG
- a CDS encoding type I restriction-modification system subunit M, translated as MITGATKSKVDDVWQRMWEGGITNPQEVITQLTYLMFIRSLDDKELESERMEELGIPQEYLFPQTSEGQEMRWCSIKNMAPEKMLEAIRDKVFPFIKTLHDDTPFARSMRDATFGINNPRTLQKAVSGIDSLMNDFENDMDDLGDLYEYMLSKLSTAGTNGQFRTPKHIRDMMVAMVDPRPGERICDPAMGTAGFLISAADHLRNDSAMKDDDWTVFAGEAAEKDADGNVVAEGRHQFSGGETDQTMFRISAMNLMLHGISQPDIKLVDSVSKQNTTSDKYDLVLANPPFTGSVDTEDIAPSLKAICNSKQTELLFVALFLRMLKVGGRCACIVPNGVLFRTNSKAYRQLRQELVDNQQLRAIIYMPSGVFKPYSGVSTAVLVFTKTNAGGTDKVWLYNMEGDGYTLDDKRDIDDAHNDVPDILERWAHLESEEKRDRKQKSFLVSKQDIIDNDYDFSFNKYVETEYERIEYPPTEQIVAELDELNKEMATGLAELKKVLGGGLDD; from the coding sequence ATGATTACCGGAGCAACCAAGAGCAAGGTAGACGACGTTTGGCAGAGGATGTGGGAAGGCGGCATCACCAACCCGCAGGAAGTTATCACCCAGCTTACCTACCTTATGTTCATCCGTTCGCTCGACGATAAGGAACTAGAATCAGAGCGCATGGAAGAGCTTGGCATTCCGCAGGAGTACCTTTTCCCTCAGACGTCAGAGGGGCAGGAGATGCGCTGGTGCTCCATCAAGAACATGGCGCCGGAAAAAATGCTCGAAGCCATACGGGACAAGGTTTTTCCCTTCATCAAAACCTTGCATGATGACACGCCCTTTGCACGCAGCATGCGTGACGCCACCTTCGGCATCAACAACCCACGCACCCTGCAGAAAGCAGTCTCGGGCATCGACTCTCTCATGAACGACTTCGAGAACGACATGGATGATCTCGGAGACCTCTACGAATACATGCTCTCCAAGCTTTCCACCGCTGGCACCAATGGTCAGTTCCGCACGCCCAAACACATCCGCGACATGATGGTTGCTATGGTCGATCCCCGTCCCGGTGAGCGCATCTGCGACCCCGCCATGGGTACGGCGGGCTTTCTCATCAGTGCCGCCGACCATCTTCGTAATGACTCAGCTATGAAAGACGATGACTGGACAGTCTTTGCCGGTGAGGCGGCGGAGAAGGACGCGGATGGCAATGTTGTTGCGGAGGGTCGTCATCAGTTCTCTGGAGGCGAGACCGACCAGACCATGTTCCGCATCAGCGCTATGAACCTGATGCTGCACGGCATTAGCCAGCCAGACATCAAGCTAGTTGATTCGGTAAGTAAGCAAAACACCACCAGCGACAAGTACGACCTCGTGCTTGCCAACCCGCCTTTTACAGGTAGCGTCGACACAGAAGACATCGCACCAAGCCTCAAGGCGATTTGTAACAGCAAGCAGACCGAACTGCTCTTTGTGGCGCTCTTTTTGCGTATGCTCAAAGTGGGCGGCCGCTGCGCATGCATCGTTCCCAACGGCGTGCTCTTCCGCACCAATTCCAAGGCGTATCGTCAGCTGCGCCAAGAGCTCGTTGACAACCAGCAGCTGCGCGCCATCATCTACATGCCAAGCGGCGTATTCAAACCCTATTCCGGTGTAAGTACCGCTGTACTTGTCTTCACGAAAACCAATGCCGGTGGCACTGACAAGGTGTGGCTCTACAACATGGAGGGCGACGGCTACACACTCGATGACAAGCGAGATATCGATGATGCCCACAACGACGTGCCAGACATTCTGGAGCGTTGGGCTCATTTGGAAAGTGAAGAGAAACGCGACCGCAAGCAGAAGAGCTTCCTCGTCTCCAAGCAGGACATCATCGACAACGACTACGACTTCAGCTTCAACAAGTACGTTGAGACTGAGTACGAGCGCATTGAATATCCTCCTACGGAACAGATTGTGGCAGAGCTCGACGAGCTGAATAAGGAAATGGCGACAGGTCTTGCAGAGCTCAAGAAGGTGCTTGGCGGTGGGCTAGATGACTAG
- a CDS encoding restriction endonuclease subunit S, with product MPAAYQHLGALCSVKTGAPVSRAKRQTKGVPFHATQVLVPKAIENGRVINQELVEAKVSAVKEDLLTHCGDVILKTSTPYDCAYIDCAHEGLLVTSFGLIIRPLPDADIDMRYLAAFLTLPQTRQLLQSESKGVTLQLLKKKDILDIPVLTPSKSVQQLLAELFENTQKRKELYRLAEAKSDQLLFSTFDQIAMH from the coding sequence ATGCCTGCTGCATATCAACACTTGGGTGCACTGTGTTCGGTCAAGACCGGCGCACCCGTTAGCCGTGCGAAGCGGCAGACAAAAGGTGTCCCATTTCACGCAACGCAGGTCCTTGTTCCAAAAGCAATAGAAAACGGACGAGTCATCAATCAGGAACTCGTGGAAGCGAAGGTCTCTGCAGTAAAAGAAGATCTCCTCACACATTGTGGTGATGTAATTCTAAAGACATCAACCCCCTATGACTGTGCCTATATCGATTGCGCACATGAGGGTCTGTTGGTCACTTCATTTGGGCTCATCATCAGACCACTTCCTGATGCAGACATCGACATGAGATACCTAGCTGCATTTCTTACTTTGCCTCAGACACGACAGCTTTTGCAGAGCGAGAGCAAGGGGGTGACGCTGCAGCTTCTCAAGAAGAAGGACATCTTGGACATACCAGTACTCACTCCGTCGAAAAGCGTGCAGCAGCTGCTTGCAGAGCTCTTCGAGAACACGCAAAAGCGTAAGGAGCTCTATCGCCTGGCGGAAGCGAAGAGCGACCAGCTGCTCTTCAGCACGTTTGACCAAATAGCAATGCACTGA
- a CDS encoding AbiH family protein, with amino-acid sequence MDDLSQNSSESTEGNSPFSGLAKAIKQDGSFPASSFGNGAFSNAILEHSKIPEPDYPYLIDASPTDYLLKPDWNQLIIIGNGFDLECGLHSTYRDFFASRRKILLCETTPGKRSEQSWGKCLKEAGISAWELILQDKYESYWYDIERAIKDWVAWDYTRIGFPSKNTAIVLQYIKSGAKSDQADPDRLVGAKVARYVEDTHPAAEIRGWEAEDVYDFLLEELHALEHEFASYLKGEIARSSDYKQNAIRLMWNLLNDEFPKDSDKYEIEESVLSFNYTRPFGSQLGRAPRTNILSNVHGSIEKDNIVFGIDGSDCMGLNKVIEFTKTYRLMALGSPDFSRVVHGDGKSPMSHSTDLIKFYGHSLADSDYSYFQAIFDRVGLYSGNTRLVFYYRPHKLRDGSMRSEKDVRESTMKSAIKLLTAYGRTMENVDHGKNLIHKLLLEGRLSVKLLPDDEVVPIG; translated from the coding sequence ATGGATGACCTGTCACAGAACTCTTCAGAATCAACCGAGGGCAATAGCCCATTCAGCGGCCTGGCAAAGGCAATCAAGCAAGATGGAAGCTTCCCTGCGAGTTCATTTGGAAACGGAGCGTTTTCCAATGCTATTTTGGAGCATTCGAAGATACCCGAACCAGATTATCCGTACCTTATCGATGCTTCACCTACGGACTATTTACTTAAACCTGACTGGAACCAGCTAATCATCATAGGAAACGGCTTTGACCTAGAGTGCGGACTACACTCGACCTACCGTGATTTCTTCGCGTCGAGGCGGAAGATTCTTCTTTGCGAAACAACCCCGGGTAAACGCAGCGAACAAAGCTGGGGTAAATGCCTGAAGGAAGCTGGGATATCGGCGTGGGAACTGATTCTCCAAGACAAGTACGAGTCGTATTGGTACGACATCGAAAGAGCCATCAAGGACTGGGTTGCATGGGACTATACCAGGATTGGATTCCCTTCGAAAAATACTGCCATTGTCCTGCAGTACATTAAGAGCGGTGCAAAGTCGGACCAGGCCGACCCCGACAGGTTGGTAGGTGCTAAGGTCGCCCGCTATGTCGAGGACACGCATCCTGCGGCTGAGATTAGAGGTTGGGAGGCGGAGGACGTCTATGACTTCCTCCTTGAAGAACTACACGCTTTGGAGCATGAATTTGCATCTTACTTGAAAGGTGAGATTGCGCGTAGCAGCGACTATAAACAAAACGCTATCAGGCTCATGTGGAATCTTCTAAATGACGAGTTTCCAAAAGACAGCGATAAATACGAAATTGAAGAGTCCGTGCTCAGCTTCAATTACACAAGGCCCTTTGGCAGTCAGCTAGGGAGGGCCCCACGCACAAACATTCTCTCTAATGTGCATGGCAGCATCGAAAAGGACAACATCGTATTCGGCATAGACGGTAGTGATTGCATGGGCCTCAACAAAGTTATTGAGTTCACTAAAACCTATCGTCTGATGGCTTTGGGAAGCCCCGATTTCAGCCGAGTCGTCCATGGCGATGGGAAAAGCCCGATGAGTCATTCAACGGATTTAATTAAATTCTACGGGCATTCGCTTGCAGATTCAGACTATTCGTACTTCCAAGCGATATTCGACAGAGTTGGCCTATACAGTGGGAACACGCGCCTTGTCTTCTACTATCGCCCTCACAAGCTAAGAGATGGATCAATGCGCTCCGAGAAGGACGTAAGAGAATCCACAATGAAAAGCGCTATCAAGTTACTCACCGCCTACGGGAGGACAATGGAGAATGTCGATCATGGCAAGAACCTTATTCACAAATTATTGCTTGAAGGGCGTTTATCGGTGAAGTTACTCCCCGATGACGAAGTTGTTCCCATAGGCTAA
- a CDS encoding helix-turn-helix domain-containing protein produces the protein MNDDILQMPRDAFPTPIGISDNDAESLENVGAKIRESAASSTSEANDLPNDLVDVPQVAEYLRVSKTSIYKLIKRQWTTAIRIGRLLRVRKDELDETLRAMGNDI, from the coding sequence ATGAACGACGACATCCTCCAGATGCCACGAGACGCATTCCCGACGCCTATCGGAATATCGGATAATGATGCCGAAAGCCTCGAGAATGTCGGGGCGAAGATACGGGAATCTGCCGCCTCCTCGACATCCGAGGCGAACGACCTGCCCAACGACCTCGTAGACGTGCCACAGGTCGCGGAATACCTGCGCGTATCGAAGACGTCGATCTACAAGCTCATCAAACGGCAGTGGACCACCGCCATAAGGATCGGGAGACTTCTGCGTGTCAGAAAAGACGAGTTAGACGAGACGCTTCGCGCCATGGGCAACGACATCTGA
- a CDS encoding Fic family protein translates to MGFLSVAEVAELWGISERSVRNYCANGRVPDAFLVGKTWNIPADAAKPSRKNAKTSSTSSLLSRLIEEKPSKIKGGIYHKIQVELTYNSNHIEGNKLSLNQTRMIFETATIGVEENPVHIDDIVETQNHFRAIDYVIDHAKDPLTEGIIKELHRILKTGTTDSVKDWFAVGGYKRLPNEVGGRETTLPENVAKEMKSLLRAYNSNSSHTFEDIVDYHVRFERIHPFQDGNGRVGRLIMLKECLTHDVVPFVISDDIKSFYYRGLSKWNKENGYLLDTCLTAQDRFKATLDYFRIAYITR, encoded by the coding sequence ATGGGATTTCTTTCTGTAGCAGAGGTTGCTGAGCTCTGGGGCATATCTGAGAGAAGTGTTCGCAATTACTGTGCTAATGGTCGCGTGCCGGATGCTTTTCTCGTGGGAAAAACTTGGAACATTCCAGCCGATGCGGCAAAACCTTCTCGAAAAAATGCTAAAACATCGTCAACAAGTTCGCTGCTTTCACGCTTGATTGAAGAAAAGCCCTCAAAAATAAAGGGCGGCATTTACCATAAGATTCAAGTTGAGCTTACCTACAATTCTAATCACATTGAGGGAAACAAACTCTCCCTTAATCAGACGCGCATGATTTTTGAGACGGCGACTATCGGTGTTGAAGAAAATCCTGTTCACATTGATGACATCGTAGAAACTCAGAACCACTTTCGCGCTATCGATTACGTGATTGACCATGCAAAAGACCCCCTTACAGAGGGCATTATCAAAGAACTTCACCGTATTCTTAAAACAGGAACAACAGATTCTGTAAAAGATTGGTTTGCTGTTGGAGGTTACAAACGCCTACCAAATGAGGTTGGTGGGCGAGAAACCACTCTTCCAGAAAATGTTGCTAAAGAGATGAAATCGCTGTTAAGGGCATATAACTCAAACAGCTCTCATACCTTTGAAGACATTGTTGATTATCACGTTCGTTTTGAACGCATTCATCCATTCCAAGACGGAAATGGACGTGTCGGCAGGTTGATTATGCTTAAAGAATGCCTTACCCATGACGTTGTCCCGTTCGTAATTTCTGATGACATTAAGTCTTTCTACTATCGAGGGCTCTCTAAGTGGAATAAGGAGAACGGCTATCTTCTTGATACGTGTCTTACAGCCCAAGATAGATTTAAAGCCACGCTGGATTACTTCCGAATTGCCTATATAACTCGCTAA